GCGACCAGCGGGCCCAGGACATCCGGTGGGCCCGGGAGTACTTGGCGCCGTGGATCAGCCGCCGACTGCGCGGGGTGTCCAGCGGAGACGGGCGCGAGCCCAAGCGCCCGCAGCTGGAGAGGCTGCCCGCCGCGAAGTGAGCGCTCCGAATCCTGGCCGGTGACCGCAGCCGCGACGTCCCACCGGTCGCGTCTCGGGAGCTGCCGCATGCGCCGCAGGCGCATAACCCACTCTCGCAGCTCGCACCGCCGCGGGTTCTCAGCGTTCGCCTGGCGAGGACAGCCCGAGCGCCGTGTATCGGACATACATAAGTCCGGGATCCCGGAGTCCAGGCGGACGCTGAGGTTCCGCCACCCGCACCGCTGCGCAAGACGAGCCTGGAAAAAGTCTGAAAAGGACGAAGTGCGGACCTTCGGCCCCTCACCCCGTTGGCCGAAAGCCCGCACTCACCCCCATCGTCCATCCGGGAGGCGCCCCGAATGCTTCCGCCCCCCTAGCGGCCGCCCCGATCGACCACGCAGGAACGATCGGGGCGGCCGGGCGACAATCCCCCCTTGGACTCCCCCCAGAGCCGCCCTTAGTGCGAATCCCGCACGGCTGGATCCGCACTGGAGACAAATTCCCAGCGGGGACTACACACCCGCTAAACGCTCGCTAAACGCTGATCCACCGGTCCCGGGGCGCGCTGCGGCCACCGACATCGCAGCAGGTCGAGGCCGAATGTTCAAGCGGAGTCGGCCAACGCGTCCAGCCGTTCCCTGACTTCGGCCGCCCGCGGCGACCCCTCCGCCTCGAAGATCGCCAGCGCGGTCTCCCACCTGGTCCGGGTCACCACCAGGTCGCCGCGGCAGCGGGCCGCGTCGCCCAGCCCCAGGTAGGCGGAGGCCTGCCGCATCGCCGAACCGCACTTCAGCGCCACGTCCAGCGCCTCGTGGTGGTAGCTCTCGCCGTCGTCGAGCCTGCCGAGCTCGATGCAGACCTCGCCGCAGTTGTTCAGCACCATCGCCAGCGTGTCCAGGTCGTCGGCGGCCCGGTACAGCGCTTCGGCCTCGCGCAGGTGCGCCAGCGCCTCCTCCCGCTCGCCGTTGACCTGCTCGACCATGGCGAGGTTGTTCAGCGCACCGGCCTCGAAGTAGCTGTCGCCGAGCGAGCGGTAGACCCGCAGCGCGTCCTGGCAGTGCGCCTTGGCCTCGTCGTAGCGCTTCAGCCGGAACAGCACGCTGGCCATGTTGATCTGCGTCATCGCCCGCCGCGACGCGTCGTCGTTGGCCACCGCGACCCGGTAGGACTCGTCGTAGTGCGCCAACGCCTCGTCCAGCCGGCCGGACCGCGAGTGCGCCACGCCCAGCCCGGCCGACATCAGCACCTCGCCGGTCGGGTCGTCCACCGCGCGCGCCGAGTCGAGGCCGTCGGTGTAGACGCGGATCCAGTCCTCCCACGGGCAGCGCACCATCAGGTAGTTGAACTGGAGACGGGCCAGCTGCCAGGCCAGTTCGTGCATGCCGCGCGCGTTGGCAGCGCGGACCGCGGCGACCAGGTTCGGCCACTCGGCGTCGAACCAGTCCAGCGCCTGGGCGCGGTCGTGGATCTCCGGCGGCCGGGTGCCGTCGGCGAAGTTCAGCTCGTCGCGGGTCGGGCGCAGGAACCGGCGCGCGTGGTCGGCGGTGACCAGGTAGTGGTTCAGCAGCCTGGGCAGGGCGCCGCAGTCGTCGGATTCGGCCAGCAGATCCCGCGCGTACACCCGCAGCAGGTCGTGCATGCCGAAGCGGTCCGGTTCCGGCTCGACGACCAGGTGCGCGAGCGCCAGCGCCCGCAGCCTGCGCAGCGCGCTGGCCGGATCGGTGTCGCACAGCGCCGCCACCGCATCGGCCGTGAAGGTGTGCCCGGGCACCAGGCCGAGCAGCCGGAAGGTCTCGGCGTGCACCGGGTGCAGGCTCCGGTAGGAGATGTCGAAGGCGCGGCGCACGCTGGTGTCGGCGTCGTCGTCGATGTCCAGCGCGTGCAGCCGGTTCCGCTCGTCGGTGAGCTCGTGGACCAGGTCCGACACCCCGCGCGCCGGGTTCGCGGCCAGCCGCGCGGCGGCGATCCGCAGCGCCAGCGGCAGGCCGCCGCACAGGGCGGCGAGCTCGGCCGCGGCGACCGGCTCGGACGCCGACTTGCCGGGCACGCCCGCGCGGTCCAGCAGCTCGATCGCGGACTCGGTGGGCAGCGTCTCCAGCGGCAGCACCGTCGCGCCGCTGCGCACCACCAGCCCGTCCAGCCGCCGCCTGCTGGTCACCAGCACCAGCGATTCGGCGCTGCCGGGCAGCAGCGGGCGAACCTGCTCGGAGTCGCGCGCGTTGTCCAGCAGCACCAGCACCCGCCGCTTGGCCAGCAGCGACCGGTACAGCGCGGCGCGGTCGTCCAGCTCCACCGGGATCGCGTCGGCGGCCACGCCGAGCGCCTTCAGCATGCTGGTCAGCGCCTCGCCGGGGCTCAGAGGCTCGCGCTCGGAGTGGTAGCCGCGCAGCGAGGCGTAGAGCTGGCCGTCGGGGAACTCGTGCTCGACGCGGTGCGCCCAGGTCAGCGCGAGCGCGCTCTTGCCGACGCCGGCGATCCCGGTGAGCACCGCGAGCCGGCTGGAGCCCTGCTCGCGCTCGGCGAGCAGCCGGTCCAGCTCGCCGAGTTCGCGGCGGCGACCGACGAAACCGGCCGGGGCGGGCGGCAGCTCGGCCGGGATGGGGCGCTTGATGCCCAGCGCCGGTTCCGGCCGCCGCGGCGAGCTGCGCAGCGCCGGATCGTCGCGGAGCACCTGCTCGTAGAGATCCCGCAGGTCGGGGCCGGGATCGAGGCCCAGCTCGTCGGAGAGCCTGCGGCGCAGCTCGTGGTACCGGGCCTGCGCTTCGGCGCGGTGCCCGGCGCGGTAGCTGGCGAGCATCAGCTGCCCGGTCAGCCGCTCGCGCAGCGGGTGCCGGTCGACGAGCGTGGACAGCTCCAGCAGCAGCTGGTGGTGGCGGCCCAGGTCCAGGTCGGCGTCGATGCGCTCCTCCAGCGCGAGCAGCCGCAGCTCGTCCAGGTTCGGCGCCACCATCCCGTAGAGGCGGCTGCTGGAGATGTCGGCCAGCACCGGGCCGCGCCAGAGGGTCAGCGCCTCGGCCAGCACCCGCGACCGCTCGGCCGGGTCGAGGCCGTGCGCGCGGTTGATCAGGGCTCGGGCGCGGTGCGCGTCGATCCGCTCGGCGTCGACGCGCAGCAGGTAGCCGGGCGGGCGGGTGACGATCTCGGTGCCGCCCGGATCGCCATCGCCGAAGAGCTTGCGCAGCCGGGAGACGTAGCCCTGGATGATGGTGCGGGCGCTGGCCGGCGGATCGTGCTCCCAGATGGTGTCGATCAGCCGGTCCATGGACACGATCTGGTTCGGTTCGAGCAGCAGGCAGGTGAGCAGGGCCCGGACCTGGCTGCTGCCCATCGGGCGCAGGGCGCCGTCCACGAGCACTTCCAGCGGACCGAGAACGCGGAACTCGAATCCCGCGATCGGTGCTCCGCTCGGTCTGTCGTGCGGCGCCATCATCCCCTAATCCGATTCTCGCTCATGTTTTGTTGAGCCTTCAGACAGTCTCGACCAAGGTCCACACCGAGTCCACCACCCCTGGCGAACCCCGCCGCAGGGTCGACACACCGTAACGAGCGAGTGTCGCGGGCAGCCGGATTGCCGAGCCGCACTCACTCCAATGGAGGAATGCGCGGTTCGTCCCGGATGCAGTGCGCGACGACCCGCCGTTGCCGGTGAACGTCTCCCGGGCGGCGAACACGCCAAGTAAAGTCGGGACCCGTCGATCACCCGTACGAGGACACTGTGGAAGGAGAGCCCGACCCGTGCGCAAACCATCCACAGTGGTCGATCGTGCGGTCGCCTGCCTGCTCGGCGGGGCTCTGGGCGACGCCCTCGGCAGCCCGGTCGAATACGCGCAGCTGGACGACATCCGGGCCGAGTTCGGCCAGGAAGGAGTGGCCGAGCCGCCGCCGCAGGCGCTGCTCGGCGACGCCACCCAGATGGCCCTGTTCACCGGCGAGGGTTACCTGCACGCCTGGACCACCGGTAACAACGGCGGTCAGTGGCGCCCGGTCGAGTCGACGGCGGCCGCTTACCGACGGTGGTTGATCACTCAGCAGGAGGACAAGCCGCAGCCCGGCGCCACCGGCCTGCTCGCCGAGCCCGAGCTGTACGCCGGCCGGGCACCCGGCCTGACCA
This portion of the Saccharopolyspora antimicrobica genome encodes:
- a CDS encoding AfsR/SARP family transcriptional regulator produces the protein MMAPHDRPSGAPIAGFEFRVLGPLEVLVDGALRPMGSSQVRALLTCLLLEPNQIVSMDRLIDTIWEHDPPASARTIIQGYVSRLRKLFGDGDPGGTEIVTRPPGYLLRVDAERIDAHRARALINRAHGLDPAERSRVLAEALTLWRGPVLADISSSRLYGMVAPNLDELRLLALEERIDADLDLGRHHQLLLELSTLVDRHPLRERLTGQLMLASYRAGHRAEAQARYHELRRRLSDELGLDPGPDLRDLYEQVLRDDPALRSSPRRPEPALGIKRPIPAELPPAPAGFVGRRRELGELDRLLAEREQGSSRLAVLTGIAGVGKSALALTWAHRVEHEFPDGQLYASLRGYHSEREPLSPGEALTSMLKALGVAADAIPVELDDRAALYRSLLAKRRVLVLLDNARDSEQVRPLLPGSAESLVLVTSRRRLDGLVVRSGATVLPLETLPTESAIELLDRAGVPGKSASEPVAAAELAALCGGLPLALRIAAARLAANPARGVSDLVHELTDERNRLHALDIDDDADTSVRRAFDISYRSLHPVHAETFRLLGLVPGHTFTADAVAALCDTDPASALRRLRALALAHLVVEPEPDRFGMHDLLRVYARDLLAESDDCGALPRLLNHYLVTADHARRFLRPTRDELNFADGTRPPEIHDRAQALDWFDAEWPNLVAAVRAANARGMHELAWQLARLQFNYLMVRCPWEDWIRVYTDGLDSARAVDDPTGEVLMSAGLGVAHSRSGRLDEALAHYDESYRVAVANDDASRRAMTQINMASVLFRLKRYDEAKAHCQDALRVYRSLGDSYFEAGALNNLAMVEQVNGEREEALAHLREAEALYRAADDLDTLAMVLNNCGEVCIELGRLDDGESYHHEALDVALKCGSAMRQASAYLGLGDAARCRGDLVVTRTRWETALAIFEAEGSPRAAEVRERLDALADSA